One window of the Clostridia bacterium genome contains the following:
- the sufD gene encoding Fe-S cluster assembly protein SufD, with product MPVDTLPRAPKLSDVDERVVADLSRSWGEPDWLTEARVAAWRRFVELPVPDRHMEVWNRINLRPLPLMEFSAWVPGEAFRAADELPESVRRALGGAGTAHSLVQIDGTPAFRQVGDALERQGVIFCDLQTAAREHPDKVRDALGTVVPADRDKFTALATALWTGGFFLYVPRGVAVELPLQTLRWRSAAADATISRTLVVLDEHASCALIESQAGEGGRIGLDANIVEVVLADGAQLKYVGLQDWDEDMWSFAHRQGRMAGRDSRLTWAFGEFGGRTARSSFLTEHIGRGAESKSVTVFFSSGVQHHDLYQTNLHTGTQTSANMDVRGALAGQGRCVFRGDIEIKRGAKQTSSFEAAHALVLERGARADAIPSLYIDENDVQASHSATTGQVDESQLFYLMSRGLSKKTATKLIVRGFFEPIMEQVPLESVRQEFERLIERKLS from the coding sequence ATGCCCGTTGACACCCTCCCGCGCGCGCCCAAGCTCAGCGACGTCGACGAGCGCGTCGTCGCGGACCTCTCCCGCTCTTGGGGCGAGCCGGACTGGCTCACGGAGGCGCGCGTCGCGGCCTGGCGCCGCTTCGTCGAGCTGCCGGTGCCCGACCGCCACATGGAAGTCTGGAACCGCATCAACCTGCGCCCGCTTCCGCTGATGGAGTTCAGCGCGTGGGTACCGGGGGAGGCGTTCCGCGCGGCGGACGAACTCCCGGAGAGCGTGCGCCGGGCGCTGGGCGGCGCCGGCACGGCGCACAGCCTCGTGCAGATCGACGGCACCCCGGCCTTCCGCCAGGTCGGCGACGCGCTTGAACGGCAGGGCGTCATCTTCTGCGACCTGCAGACGGCGGCCCGGGAGCACCCGGACAAGGTGCGCGACGCGCTCGGAACGGTCGTGCCGGCGGATCGCGACAAGTTCACGGCGCTGGCCACGGCGCTGTGGACGGGCGGCTTCTTCCTTTACGTGCCCCGGGGCGTGGCCGTGGAGTTGCCGCTGCAGACGTTGCGCTGGCGGTCGGCCGCGGCGGACGCCACCATCAGCCGGACGCTCGTCGTGCTGGACGAACATGCCTCCTGCGCGCTGATCGAGTCGCAGGCCGGCGAGGGCGGCCGCATCGGGCTCGACGCCAACATCGTGGAGGTCGTCCTGGCGGACGGGGCCCAGCTGAAGTACGTGGGCCTGCAGGACTGGGACGAGGACATGTGGAGCTTCGCCCACCGGCAGGGTCGCATGGCGGGCCGCGACTCCCGCCTCACCTGGGCGTTCGGCGAATTCGGCGGCCGCACCGCGCGCAGCTCCTTCCTGACGGAGCACATCGGGCGCGGGGCGGAGTCGAAGAGCGTCACCGTCTTCTTCTCCTCGGGCGTGCAGCACCACGACCTGTACCAGACGAACCTGCACACCGGCACGCAGACCAGCGCGAACATGGACGTCCGCGGCGCGCTTGCCGGGCAGGGCCGCTGCGTCTTCCGCGGCGACATCGAAATCAAGCGGGGCGCGAAGCAGACGAGTTCCTTCGAAGCGGCGCACGCCCTGGTTCTCGAGCGGGGCGCGCGCGCCGACGCCATCCCGAGCCTGTACATCGACGAGAACGATGTGCAGGCCTCGCACTCCGCGACCACCGGACAGGTCGACGAGTCCCAGCTGTTCTATCTCATGAGCCGGGGCCTTTCGAAGAAGACGGCGACCAAGCTCATCGTGCGCGGCTTCTTTGAGCCCATCATGGAGCAGGTGCCGCTGGAGAGCGTCCGCCAGGAGTTCGAGCGCCTCATCGAGCGCAAGCTTTCCTAA
- a CDS encoding cysteine desulfurase: protein MFDPRVVRRDFPIFERDVHGKRLVYLDNAATSQKPRAVIDAVARYYCHTNANVHRGIHQLAAEATEQYEAAREKVRAFIHAPDAAGVVFTRNATEAINLVAYSWARKNLKPGDVILLTVAEHHSNLIPWQLVARETGARLRYIRLTEDGRLDLSDLDRLLEGVRLLAVAQASNVLGTVHPVETLARAAHAAGAKILVDGAQSVPHMPVDVQALDCDFFAFSGHKMLGPMGIGVLWARTELLEAMDPFLGGGEMIGIVGLESSTWREIPWKFEAGTPNVAGAIGLAAAIDYLQGLGMENVRRHEEELIAYAYRRLEEVPGIELYGPRDGRAGLIAFNLEGIHPHDVSQVLDQEGVAVRAGHHCCQPLMKELGVAATVRASFYVYNDTADADVLVEALQKTREFFGHVAR, encoded by the coding sequence ATGTTCGACCCGCGCGTCGTGCGGCGAGACTTCCCCATCTTCGAGCGCGACGTCCACGGCAAGCGGCTCGTCTACCTGGACAACGCCGCGACGTCGCAGAAGCCGCGCGCGGTGATCGACGCCGTGGCCCGGTACTACTGTCACACGAACGCCAACGTGCACCGCGGCATCCACCAGCTGGCGGCCGAGGCCACGGAACAGTACGAGGCCGCCCGGGAGAAGGTGCGGGCCTTCATCCACGCGCCGGACGCGGCGGGCGTCGTCTTCACGCGCAACGCCACAGAGGCCATCAACCTCGTCGCCTACAGCTGGGCGCGCAAGAACCTCAAGCCGGGCGACGTCATCCTCCTCACCGTCGCCGAGCACCACTCGAACCTCATCCCGTGGCAGCTGGTCGCCCGGGAGACGGGGGCGCGACTGCGCTACATCCGGCTCACGGAGGACGGCCGCCTGGACCTCTCGGACCTCGACCGGCTCCTGGAGGGCGTGCGCCTTCTGGCCGTGGCGCAGGCCTCGAACGTGCTCGGCACGGTGCACCCGGTGGAGACCCTCGCGCGCGCCGCGCACGCGGCGGGGGCGAAAATCCTCGTCGACGGGGCGCAGAGCGTGCCGCACATGCCGGTCGACGTGCAAGCGCTCGACTGCGACTTCTTCGCCTTCTCCGGCCACAAGATGCTCGGACCCATGGGCATCGGCGTCCTCTGGGCGCGGACGGAACTCCTTGAGGCGATGGACCCGTTCCTCGGCGGCGGCGAGATGATCGGCATCGTCGGGTTGGAGTCGTCGACGTGGCGCGAGATCCCCTGGAAGTTTGAAGCGGGCACGCCGAACGTCGCCGGCGCCATCGGGCTCGCCGCGGCCATCGACTACCTGCAGGGGCTCGGCATGGAGAACGTGCGGCGGCACGAGGAGGAGCTCATCGCGTACGCGTACCGCCGGCTTGAAGAGGTGCCGGGCATCGAGCTGTACGGGCCGCGCGACGGCCGCGCAGGGCTCATCGCGTTCAACCTCGAGGGCATCCACCCCCACGACGTCAGCCAGGTCCTCGACCAGGAGGGCGTCGCGGTGCGGGCGGGCCACCACTGCTGCCAGCCGCTCATGAAGGAGCTCGGCGTGGCGGCGACGGTGCGCGCGAGTTTCTACGTGTACAACGACACCGCCGACGCGGATGTCCTCGTCGAGGCGCTGCAGAAGACAAGGGAGTTCTTCGGCCATGTCGCTCGCTGA
- a CDS encoding SUF system NifU family Fe-S cluster assembly protein: MSLADLYQEVILDHYRSPRNRGRLDGATVSLNAENPLCGDELHLDLVVDNDRVANIMFEGRGCSISLASASMMTQLVKGGTLADAREAVARFKAMLRTGEEDEALGDATALVGVSKFPVRVKCATLAWTALEQALDELPSSGS, from the coding sequence ATGTCGCTCGCTGACCTGTACCAGGAAGTGATCCTCGACCACTACCGCTCGCCGCGCAACCGCGGGCGCCTGGACGGCGCCACCGTGTCGCTGAACGCGGAAAACCCGCTGTGCGGCGACGAGCTCCACCTCGATCTCGTCGTCGACAATGACCGCGTCGCGAATATCATGTTCGAGGGGCGGGGCTGTTCCATCTCGCTCGCCTCCGCATCGATGATGACGCAGCTTGTGAAAGGCGGAACGCTGGCGGACGCGCGCGAGGCCGTCGCGCGTTTCAAGGCGATGCTCCGCACCGGGGAAGAGGACGAAGCGCTGGGCGACGCGACCGCGCTGGTGGGCGTATCGAAGTTTCCGGTGCGCGTGAAGTGCGCCACTCTGGCGTGGACCGCGTTGGAGCAGGCGCTGGATGAGCTTCCCTCAAGCGGCTCGTGA
- a CDS encoding NAD(P)-dependent oxidoreductase gives MSLFSWKEVERHQLDRDKALAGWDEVNLGYLTFEEAKAEADRCLQCGTPYCQEGCPNHNPIRDFIGLIQEGRLIDAALLDWEANPLASCTGRVCAWERQCEGYCVVINHGDPIRIGALERFMGDYALSHLDEIDLSSWKGEATGQRVAVIGAGPAGLAAAWFLARKGYDVTIFDSWHLYGGVMAYGIPEYVLPQRIIDLEVEKLLRLGVKVRTGVRVGKDVTVKELMEREGFDAVFIATGANQPATPGVPGEDLPGVWTAKDFLMRATEELLSRDYGIPVQERVRVGDRVLIVGAGDTAMDAARTSLRLGAKDVIVAYRRTEEMAPSRPIEIEHVKHEGGRFMYLVNPTRFIADESGKLCAVELIRMELGEPDRSGRPRVQPVPGSEFQLPIDTAILAVGYKPERDLADSTEGLEVANWGGIIVDANGQTSVPGVFAAGDCVTGAKTVVHAIYGARRACEGLHDYLVAKRMEREGAARPEALLLSAAAAS, from the coding sequence ATGTCCCTGTTTTCGTGGAAAGAGGTCGAACGGCACCAGCTCGACCGCGACAAGGCGCTCGCCGGCTGGGACGAGGTCAACCTCGGCTATCTCACGTTCGAAGAGGCGAAGGCCGAAGCCGACCGCTGCCTGCAGTGCGGCACGCCCTACTGCCAGGAGGGCTGCCCGAACCATAACCCCATCCGTGATTTCATCGGCCTCATTCAGGAAGGACGCCTGATCGACGCCGCGCTGCTGGATTGGGAGGCGAACCCGCTGGCCTCCTGCACCGGGCGCGTCTGCGCGTGGGAGCGCCAGTGCGAGGGCTACTGCGTCGTCATCAACCACGGCGATCCGATCCGCATCGGCGCCCTTGAGCGATTCATGGGCGACTACGCGCTCTCGCACCTCGACGAGATCGACCTCTCCAGCTGGAAAGGGGAGGCGACCGGCCAGCGCGTGGCGGTCATCGGCGCGGGCCCGGCCGGACTCGCGGCCGCCTGGTTCCTGGCCCGCAAGGGCTACGACGTCACCATCTTCGACTCGTGGCACCTCTACGGCGGCGTGATGGCCTACGGCATTCCCGAATACGTGCTGCCCCAGCGCATCATCGACCTCGAGGTGGAAAAGCTGCTCCGCCTCGGCGTCAAGGTGCGCACCGGCGTGCGCGTGGGCAAGGACGTCACCGTCAAGGAACTCATGGAACGCGAGGGTTTTGACGCCGTCTTCATTGCCACGGGCGCGAACCAGCCGGCCACGCCCGGCGTTCCGGGGGAGGATCTCCCCGGTGTCTGGACCGCCAAGGACTTCCTCATGAGGGCCACGGAAGAGCTGCTGTCCCGGGATTACGGCATTCCGGTCCAGGAGCGCGTGCGCGTCGGCGATCGCGTGCTGATCGTCGGCGCGGGCGACACGGCCATGGACGCGGCGCGCACGTCGCTGCGCCTGGGCGCCAAGGACGTCATCGTCGCGTATCGTCGAACGGAAGAGATGGCGCCCTCCCGCCCGATCGAAATCGAGCACGTCAAGCACGAGGGCGGCCGGTTCATGTACCTCGTCAACCCGACGCGGTTCATCGCCGATGAATCGGGCAAGCTCTGCGCGGTGGAGCTCATCCGCATGGAACTGGGCGAGCCGGACCGCTCCGGCCGGCCCCGCGTGCAGCCGGTGCCCGGCAGCGAGTTCCAGCTCCCCATCGACACGGCCATCCTGGCGGTCGGCTACAAGCCGGAGCGCGACCTGGCCGACTCCACGGAAGGCCTGGAGGTCGCGAACTGGGGTGGCATCATCGTCGACGCGAACGGCCAGACCAGTGTGCCCGGCGTCTTCGCCGCCGGCGACTGCGTGACGGGCGCAAAGACGGTCGTGCACGCGATTTACGGCGCGCGCAGGGCGTGCGAGGGGCTGCATGACTACCTCGTCGCCAAGCGCATGGAGCGCGAGGGTGCGGCGCGGCCTGAGGCCCTGCTGCTCAGCGCGGCCGCCGCTTCGTGA